In Phaeobacter sp. A36a-5a, a single genomic region encodes these proteins:
- a CDS encoding efflux RND transporter permease subunit, with product MNGILAVIFSRSRAVILIFAALLCAGAYAYVSIPKESNPDIPIPFVYVSTSLSGISPGDSERLLVKPLETALSGLADLKEMKGHAYEGYASVTLEFEAGADVAEALDRVRVAVDQARPDLPEAATEPVVIEINTALFPVLTTVLSGPVPERSLNRMARELKARLEAVSGILEVDIGGGRSDLLEVLIDPVAFATYGLSFEALVGQINRNNAMIAAGTIDGAAGRFVLKVPGLVDGAQDLMQMPVKVQGGAVVTLGDIAVVRRRFEDPRSFARINGQPALTLDITKRSGANIIETVAAAKAVIAAARQEWPQSVKIDYLLDESREVETMLGDLEANVVAAIVLVMLVVIYALGLRAALLVGLSIPGAFLAGVALLWAMGITMNIVVLFSLILVVGMLVDGAIVTTELADRHLQEGATPAQAYRAAAGRMAGPLISSTATTLSVFVPLLFWTGTTGEFMKFLPITVIVTLAASLLMALVFIPVLGGVIARRSPQTAAAKRALYAAEYGDPRLGRGTAGLYARMLARALLFPGTTVLLSLALLIATFGLYGTFGAGLSFFPKIEPEFMQVQLRARDNFSIHERDALVRVVEDQLLRRDGIASVYAVASMGGGDDLDLIGTIQLELDPWDQRPPAAEIGAGIRAEVAALPGVEVRVETEDDGPSGAKPLDLHVTARDPSAAEAAVARIREIMGGIGGFTDVADSRALPGVEWRIEIDRAEAARYGADLNLVGQAVQLLTHGVTVTTFRPDDVAESVDVRVRFPAADRSFDRLRQLQVPTSAGLVPIANFTRFAPVPRSGAIERRDQSRVLTLSANVAPGLLADAQIARLRQALDRADLPDGVSWQFRGEAEEQDAAMRFLILAFVTAVVLMAVILIAQFNSFYQAAVVMSAIVFSIAGVLLGLLLAGRPFGVVMGGIGLIALAGIVVNTNIVLIDTYNAQRQAGQSPHEAALRAGALRLRPVVLTALTTVLGLMPMVLGMKLDLLAGSMVFGAPSSQWWTELSTTIAGGLVAATLLTLLVTPAMLVLGARGRVWRGQRATGG from the coding sequence GTGAACGGCATATTGGCGGTGATCTTTTCCCGCAGCCGCGCGGTGATCCTGATCTTTGCGGCGCTGCTCTGCGCCGGGGCCTATGCCTATGTCAGCATCCCCAAGGAGAGCAATCCCGACATTCCGATCCCATTTGTCTATGTCAGCACCAGCCTGTCGGGGATATCGCCGGGTGACAGTGAGCGGCTGCTGGTCAAGCCGCTGGAAACCGCGCTGAGCGGGCTGGCGGATCTCAAGGAGATGAAAGGTCACGCCTATGAGGGCTATGCCAGCGTGACGCTGGAATTCGAGGCGGGCGCCGACGTGGCAGAGGCGCTGGACCGGGTGCGGGTGGCGGTGGATCAGGCCCGCCCGGACCTGCCGGAGGCCGCCACCGAACCGGTTGTGATCGAGATCAACACGGCGTTGTTTCCGGTGCTGACCACGGTGCTGTCCGGGCCGGTGCCGGAGCGCAGCCTGAACCGGATGGCGCGCGAGCTGAAGGCACGGCTGGAGGCGGTTTCGGGCATTTTGGAGGTGGATATCGGCGGCGGTCGTTCGGATCTGCTGGAGGTGCTGATCGACCCGGTTGCCTTTGCCACCTATGGGCTGTCCTTCGAGGCGCTGGTGGGACAGATCAACCGCAACAATGCGATGATTGCCGCCGGGACCATCGACGGGGCCGCCGGGCGGTTTGTGCTGAAGGTGCCGGGGCTGGTCGATGGGGCGCAGGATCTGATGCAGATGCCGGTGAAGGTTCAGGGCGGTGCGGTGGTGACCCTTGGCGATATCGCGGTGGTGCGGCGGCGGTTCGAGGATCCGCGCAGCTTTGCCCGGATCAACGGCCAGCCGGCGCTGACGCTGGATATCACCAAACGCAGCGGCGCCAATATCATCGAGACGGTGGCTGCGGCAAAGGCGGTGATTGCAGCGGCGCGGCAGGAGTGGCCGCAGAGCGTCAAGATCGACTATCTGCTGGATGAGAGCCGCGAGGTGGAGACCATGCTGGGCGATCTGGAGGCCAATGTGGTGGCGGCCATCGTGCTGGTGATGCTGGTGGTGATCTATGCGCTGGGGCTGCGCGCGGCGCTGCTGGTTGGCCTGTCGATACCGGGGGCGTTCCTGGCTGGTGTGGCGCTGCTCTGGGCGATGGGGATCACGATGAACATCGTTGTGCTGTTCTCGCTGATCCTGGTGGTCGGAATGCTGGTGGACGGCGCCATTGTCACCACTGAACTGGCGGATCGCCATTTGCAGGAGGGCGCGACCCCGGCGCAGGCCTATCGCGCGGCGGCGGGGCGGATGGCGGGGCCGCTGATCTCCTCGACCGCGACCACGCTGAGCGTGTTTGTGCCGCTGCTGTTCTGGACCGGCACCACCGGTGAGTTCATGAAATTCCTGCCGATCACCGTCATCGTGACTCTGGCGGCATCGCTGCTGATGGCGCTGGTGTTCATCCCGGTTCTGGGGGGCGTGATCGCGCGGCGGTCGCCGCAGACGGCGGCGGCGAAACGGGCGTTGTATGCGGCGGAATATGGTGATCCGCGCCTTGGCCGTGGGACGGCGGGGCTATATGCGCGGATGCTGGCGCGCGCACTGCTGTTTCCGGGCACCACCGTTCTGCTGAGCCTTGCGCTGTTGATCGCGACCTTTGGCCTATATGGGACATTCGGCGCGGGGCTGAGCTTTTTCCCCAAGATAGAGCCTGAATTCATGCAGGTTCAGCTGCGCGCACGGGACAATTTTTCGATCCATGAACGCGATGCGCTGGTGCGGGTGGTGGAGGATCAGCTGCTGCGCCGCGATGGGATTGCCAGCGTCTATGCGGTGGCCTCGATGGGCGGGGGCGATGATCTGGACCTTATCGGCACCATTCAGCTGGAGCTGGATCCCTGGGACCAGCGCCCGCCCGCAGCGGAGATTGGCGCCGGGATCCGTGCCGAGGTGGCGGCTCTGCCCGGGGTCGAGGTGCGGGTGGAAACCGAGGATGACGGGCCAAGCGGGGCCAAGCCGCTGGATCTGCATGTCACCGCCCGGGACCCCTCGGCGGCCGAGGCGGCGGTGGCCCGGATCCGCGAGATCATGGGCGGGATTGGCGGGTTCACCGATGTTGCCGACAGCCGCGCCCTGCCGGGGGTGGAATGGCGCATCGAGATCGACCGCGCCGAGGCCGCGCGCTATGGCGCGGATCTCAACCTTGTGGGGCAGGCGGTGCAATTGCTGACCCATGGTGTGACCGTGACCACATTCCGGCCCGATGACGTGGCGGAGTCGGTGGATGTGCGGGTGCGTTTTCCGGCGGCGGACCGCAGCTTTGACCGTTTGCGGCAGCTTCAGGTTCCGACCAGCGCGGGGCTGGTGCCGATTGCCAATTTCACTCGCTTTGCACCGGTGCCGCGCTCCGGCGCGATCGAGCGGCGGGACCAGTCGCGGGTGCTGACGCTCTCGGCCAATGTGGCGCCGGGGCTGCTGGCCGATGCGCAGATCGCGCGGCTGCGTCAGGCGCTGGACCGGGCCGATCTGCCAGACGGCGTAAGCTGGCAGTTCCGGGGCGAGGCAGAGGAGCAGGATGCGGCGATGCGGTTCCTGATCCTTGCCTTTGTGACGGCGGTTGTGCTGATGGCGGTGATCCTGATCGCGCAGTTCAACAGTTTCTATCAGGCGGCGGTGGTGATGTCGGCGATTGTCTTTTCCATCGCGGGGGTGCTCCTTGGGCTGCTGCTGGCGGGGCGGCCGTTTGGTGTGGTGATGGGCGGCATCGGGTTGATTGCGCTGGCGGGCATCGTGGTCAACACCAATATCGTGCTGATCGACACCTATAATGCGCAGCGGCAGGCCGGGCAGTCGCCTCATGAGGCGGCGCTGCGCGCAGGGGCGCTGCGGCTGCGGCCGGTGGTGCTGACGGCGCTGACAACGGTGCTGGGGCTGATGCCGATGGTCCTGGGGATGAAGCTGGATCTGCTTGCGGGCAGCATGGTGTTTGGCGCGCCGTCCAGCCAGTGGTGGACCGAGCTGTCGACAACCATCGCGGGCGGGCTGGTGGCGGCAACGCTGCTGACGCTGCTGGTGACCCCGGCGATGCTGGTGCTGGGCGCGCGCGGGCGCGTCTGGCGGGGTCAGCGGGCGACGGGTGGCTGA
- a CDS encoding MipA/OmpV family protein, with the protein MNFYRSAALVTACSLAGASGAAAEGLFSNGQFTLGLGAFASSDLYKGESTEAAALPFVSYDSDRLHLGWDGVAYHILNSEDLQVSVRVGAGEKPDYPENKPLFAGLKRSTPIEAGFDMTYRFDGFYVAGSAMVDVSNEHDGYHAEAKFGTEFQMGQLGVDIGAGARMRDGKLNNFLYGVSASEANAQRAAYDVGSTTEPFVDMTMVYPISDTLSVLGTVNYQLIDKKVHDSPLTNTKDSYSVGLGLIYSF; encoded by the coding sequence ATGAATTTTTATCGCAGCGCCGCTCTTGTGACCGCGTGTAGTCTGGCGGGCGCATCTGGCGCCGCCGCCGAGGGGCTGTTTTCCAACGGCCAGTTTACCCTCGGGCTGGGGGCGTTTGCCTCCTCCGACCTTTACAAGGGCGAAAGCACCGAAGCCGCCGCCCTGCCGTTTGTGTCCTATGACAGCGACCGGCTGCATCTGGGCTGGGACGGGGTCGCCTATCATATTCTGAACAGCGAGGACCTGCAGGTTTCGGTGCGCGTGGGTGCGGGCGAAAAGCCGGATTACCCGGAGAACAAGCCGCTGTTTGCCGGGCTGAAGCGCAGCACACCGATCGAGGCGGGATTTGACATGACCTATCGTTTTGACGGGTTCTATGTGGCGGGCAGCGCGATGGTGGATGTCTCCAATGAGCATGACGGCTATCACGCGGAGGCCAAATTCGGGACCGAGTTCCAGATGGGCCAGCTGGGTGTCGATATTGGCGCCGGGGCGCGGATGCGCGACGGCAAGCTGAACAACTTCCTTTACGGGGTGTCCGCCAGCGAGGCGAACGCGCAGCGGGCCGCTTATGATGTTGGCTCCACCACCGAGCCGTTTGTGGATATGACCATGGTCTACCCGATCAGCGACACGTTGTCGGTGCTGGGGACGGTGAATTATCAGCTGATCGACAAGAAGGTTCACGACAGCCCGCTGACCAATACCAAGGACAGCTATTCGGTCGGGCTTGGCCTGATCTACAGCTTCTGA
- a CDS encoding helix-turn-helix domain-containing protein has translation MVDDKYLLALSAFHLGMALFCTNQLLLHQRHQRIYVPLALFFITQSVTEMLGILDLVVTDDAYDYLVARFNSLHVPAVFAQPLLLWLYVRGLTSEDDGPPVTQRFWHAVPILLAISMVVLFWTIPKSLFAQNDLEFADLSQYIQAILIYFQLVEVLFYCQVAIYLVLIMRMLSRYRTRLKDLFATTEDRELTWVWWITTTVSAYLLLSVAEILADLFGLELFILFSEASDLTNGLSSLAITWVIGVWGVRQQPGLMPKPRGDTQPPAERELATAKYERSALTDDHAARIAAKIERAMTKDMLYRDPNLSLWDLAKHISVTSNYVSQTLNMTLQSNFFDYVNKWRIQDAVKQLHDSDETILVIAHDVGFNSRSSFYNAFKREMNTTPSALRAARGSAAPST, from the coding sequence ATGGTGGACGATAAATACCTGCTGGCATTGTCGGCCTTTCACCTCGGCATGGCGCTGTTCTGCACCAATCAGCTGCTGCTGCACCAACGCCATCAGCGCATCTATGTGCCGCTGGCGCTGTTCTTCATCACTCAATCCGTTACCGAAATGCTCGGCATCCTTGATCTGGTGGTCACCGATGACGCCTATGATTATCTTGTCGCGCGCTTCAACAGCCTGCATGTGCCCGCCGTGTTTGCCCAGCCGCTGCTGCTCTGGCTCTACGTGCGTGGTCTCACCTCCGAGGATGACGGCCCCCCGGTCACACAAAGGTTCTGGCACGCGGTGCCCATCCTGCTGGCGATCAGCATGGTGGTGTTGTTCTGGACCATCCCGAAATCCCTGTTCGCCCAGAATGATTTGGAGTTCGCCGACCTCAGCCAGTATATTCAGGCGATCCTGATCTACTTCCAGCTGGTCGAAGTGCTGTTTTACTGCCAGGTCGCCATCTACCTGGTGCTGATCATGCGGATGCTGTCGCGATATCGCACGCGCCTGAAGGATCTGTTTGCCACCACCGAGGACCGCGAGCTGACCTGGGTCTGGTGGATCACCACCACGGTCTCCGCCTATCTCCTGCTCAGTGTCGCCGAGATTCTGGCCGACCTCTTTGGTCTTGAGCTGTTCATCCTGTTCAGCGAAGCCTCCGACCTGACCAATGGCCTGTCCAGCCTCGCCATCACCTGGGTGATCGGCGTCTGGGGCGTGCGCCAGCAGCCGGGGCTGATGCCGAAACCGCGCGGCGACACGCAGCCGCCCGCCGAGCGGGAACTGGCCACCGCAAAATACGAACGCTCCGCGCTCACCGACGATCACGCGGCCCGTATCGCGGCCAAGATCGAACGCGCCATGACCAAGGATATGCTCTACCGCGATCCCAACCTGTCGCTCTGGGATCTGGCCAAACATATCAGCGTCACCTCCAACTACGTCTCGCAGACGCTGAATATGACGCTTCAGTCGAATTTCTTTGACTACGTCAACAAATGGCGCATTCAGGATGCGGTGAAACAGCTGCATGACAGCGATGAGACCATTTTGGTGATCGCCCATGATGTCGGGTTCAATTCGCGTTCGTCCTTTTACAACGCCTTCAAGCGCGAGATGAACACCACCCCCTCTGCGCTGCGTGCCGCCCGCGGCAGCGCCGCCCCATCGACCTGA
- a CDS encoding efflux RND transporter periplasmic adaptor subunit, with protein MASPLHSKPQGRAGAARRETAPPTGPAAAVPPLSAVTGAAQAAPVELVFVSDARATWPPLLAAAIYLGLVVWMLVGLFWPAAPLPPPDGGNSSVTEPVSVAVQLSQAAPVTRLLHAEGHSRADRDATLRAEMSGHVATVAVAKGARVAQGQILATLQAGPQQAALARAEASQLRAEHEYTRAAALHQRGSTTDQRLSEAREALAVAKADLAAARQSLAETQLTAPFAGHLEAFDLTPGAYVQEGAEVARVVALDPLRVVFQVPQHQRGSLTEGAIAQVRFLDGRSGEGRLSFLGQSAAAETRSFTAELTLANPAERSAAIPAGVSARIEVPLDQVQAHFLSPALLSLDMAGGLGVKSVDDTDRVVFTPVEIVQSARDGAGVWVSGLPDQLRLITVGQGFVSAGERVRPGGDGNGAADPS; from the coding sequence ATGGCGTCTCCGCTTCACTCGAAACCGCAGGGCAGGGCAGGGGCGGCGCGGCGGGAGACCGCGCCGCCAACCGGCCCCGCTGCCGCCGTGCCGCCGCTCTCTGCCGTTACCGGGGCCGCTCAAGCGGCGCCGGTTGAGCTGGTGTTTGTCAGCGATGCCAGGGCGACATGGCCGCCACTGCTGGCGGCGGCGATCTATCTGGGGCTGGTGGTCTGGATGCTGGTCGGGCTGTTCTGGCCCGCCGCCCCGCTGCCGCCGCCCGATGGTGGGAATTCCTCCGTAACAGAGCCTGTTTCTGTCGCTGTGCAGCTGTCACAGGCGGCGCCGGTGACACGGCTGCTGCACGCCGAGGGGCATAGCAGGGCTGACCGGGACGCCACCCTGCGGGCGGAGATGTCGGGCCATGTGGCCACCGTTGCGGTGGCGAAGGGCGCACGGGTTGCGCAGGGGCAGATCCTCGCCACCTTGCAGGCCGGTCCCCAGCAGGCGGCGCTGGCGCGGGCGGAGGCCTCGCAATTGCGGGCCGAACACGAGTACACGCGCGCGGCGGCGCTGCATCAGCGGGGATCGACCACCGATCAGCGGCTGAGCGAGGCGCGCGAGGCGCTGGCCGTGGCCAAGGCGGATCTTGCCGCGGCCCGGCAATCTCTGGCGGAAACGCAGCTGACCGCGCCCTTTGCCGGGCATCTCGAAGCCTTTGACCTCACCCCCGGTGCCTATGTGCAGGAGGGGGCCGAGGTGGCGCGGGTGGTGGCGCTGGATCCGCTGCGGGTGGTGTTTCAGGTGCCCCAGCACCAGCGCGGCTCCCTGACCGAAGGGGCCATCGCGCAGGTCCGGTTTCTGGACGGGCGCAGCGGCGAGGGGCGGCTGAGTTTTCTGGGGCAGAGTGCGGCGGCAGAGACCCGCAGCTTCACCGCCGAGCTGACGCTGGCCAATCCGGCGGAGCGCAGCGCTGCGATCCCGGCCGGGGTCAGCGCCCGGATCGAGGTGCCGCTGGATCAGGTCCAGGCGCATTTCCTGTCACCGGCGCTGCTCTCGCTGGATATGGCAGGGGGGCTGGGCGTCAAATCTGTCGATGACACCGACCGTGTGGTCTTTACCCCGGTGGAGATCGTCCAGTCAGCGCGCGACGGCGCCGGTGTCTGGGTCAGCGGCCTGCCGGATCAGCTGCGGCTGATCACCGTCGGACAGGGTTTTGTCAGCGCAGGCGAACGGGTGCGGCCCGGCGGCGATGGCAACGGCGCGGCGGATCCGTCGTGA
- a CDS encoding ATP-binding protein yields the protein MQVLFTFTMRRLAVLLFFALVGVPTLASMGQAEPIRMTYEEYPPYSFTDIDGYPKGVSIDLMRHIASAAGREVVFQPNTNPAGMLDELRLGRADVTSLLALTPERLSAGLATRTLGSFEMRAFVRKSDQIYELDDLAGMDIGVVSGSFAVDGARQIPFTEMVEFASMDTQILPFLTGEIDVVVSGHNSFLRRLRMAEVDDHVRVLSPPLVSSPYGFLVAPGQEALRDELDAAIAASVDANLLRDLDKKWFGQSRTIWDNILVRWGLLIGAVLVAVILTLGYWFHYYRNKSNKLLRDRAGDQLLVEALDEVAAAIVIYDHNLRAVHWNHGFELIFPGMVAALKKGATMQQMIIKSYMDGTIENPYTDAQIVSLVDQIVEDLQRGRSEPRTVRATDGRVFQARDVKLGPRHFASLRVDVTRLQEQQDLIAAQARSLEVVNEDLRTFSAIAAHDLKAPLFSLLNLIDFVAEDMQEAGIDLPDGVRSNWVEMERLSQRMMQLVQDLLVYSTTHSESHQAEVIEPSQRLHEVLELAGPRAGFEVIIEAGMPELQVNPIAFDMVMRNLIANAFQHHDRERGHVVLSAKTGPDAVTISVRDDGPGIPEEHRERIFAPFHRLSSSTEGSGLGLAFIKKTVESWGGTVQVSAAQPRGAVFEVSFPRPLAKGGAAPKQLVG from the coding sequence TTGCAGGTACTATTTACATTCACGATGCGGCGCCTGGCGGTATTGCTGTTCTTTGCTCTCGTCGGTGTTCCGACTTTGGCCAGCATGGGGCAGGCCGAACCGATCCGGATGACCTATGAGGAATACCCGCCCTATTCCTTTACCGATATTGACGGATATCCAAAGGGCGTGTCGATCGACCTGATGCGGCATATCGCCAGCGCGGCGGGGCGGGAGGTCGTGTTTCAGCCCAACACAAACCCGGCCGGTATGCTGGATGAGCTGCGTCTGGGCCGGGCGGATGTGACATCGCTTCTGGCGCTGACGCCGGAGCGTTTGAGCGCCGGGCTGGCCACGCGCACGCTTGGATCGTTTGAGATGCGGGCCTTTGTCCGCAAGAGCGATCAGATCTACGAGCTGGATGATCTCGCTGGAATGGATATCGGCGTGGTCAGCGGCAGTTTCGCCGTTGACGGTGCCCGCCAGATCCCCTTCACCGAGATGGTCGAATTTGCCTCGATGGACACCCAGATCCTGCCGTTTCTGACCGGTGAGATTGATGTGGTGGTGTCAGGCCACAACAGTTTCCTGCGGCGGCTGCGTATGGCTGAGGTTGACGACCATGTCCGGGTGCTGTCACCGCCGCTGGTCAGCAGCCCCTATGGGTTCCTGGTGGCGCCGGGGCAGGAGGCGCTGCGCGATGAGCTGGACGCCGCCATCGCCGCAAGTGTTGACGCCAACTTGCTGCGCGATCTGGACAAGAAATGGTTTGGCCAGTCGCGCACGATCTGGGACAATATTCTGGTGCGCTGGGGCCTGCTGATCGGTGCCGTTCTGGTGGCGGTCATCCTGACGCTGGGCTATTGGTTCCATTATTATCGCAACAAATCCAATAAGTTGCTGAGGGATCGCGCTGGCGACCAACTGCTGGTTGAGGCGCTGGATGAGGTGGCTGCGGCCATCGTGATCTATGATCACAACCTGCGGGCGGTGCATTGGAACCATGGGTTTGAACTGATCTTTCCCGGCATGGTGGCGGCCCTGAAAAAGGGCGCGACGATGCAGCAGATGATCATTAAATCCTATATGGATGGCACCATCGAAAACCCCTACACCGATGCGCAGATTGTATCCCTTGTTGATCAGATTGTTGAGGATCTGCAGCGCGGAAGATCCGAGCCACGGACAGTGCGCGCGACGGATGGCCGGGTGTTTCAGGCCCGTGATGTCAAGCTGGGGCCCCGGCATTTTGCCTCCCTGCGGGTGGATGTGACCCGCTTGCAGGAACAGCAGGATCTGATTGCCGCGCAGGCCCGGTCGCTGGAGGTGGTCAATGAGGATCTGCGCACCTTCTCCGCCATTGCGGCACATGATCTGAAGGCGCCTTTGTTCAGCCTGCTCAACCTGATTGATTTCGTGGCCGAGGACATGCAGGAAGCCGGGATAGATCTGCCCGACGGCGTCCGCTCCAACTGGGTTGAAATGGAACGCCTGTCGCAGCGGATGATGCAGCTGGTGCAGGATCTGCTGGTCTATTCCACCACCCATAGCGAGAGCCATCAGGCGGAGGTGATCGAGCCATCGCAGCGCCTGCATGAGGTGCTGGAACTGGCCGGACCGCGCGCCGGTTTCGAGGTGATCATCGAAGCGGGGATGCCGGAACTACAGGTCAATCCGATCGCCTTTGACATGGTGATGCGCAACCTGATCGCCAACGCCTTTCAGCATCACGACCGGGAACGCGGCCATGTGGTGCTGAGCGCGAAAACCGGTCCCGATGCGGTGACGATCTCGGTGCGCGACGATGGCCCGGGCATCCCGGAGGAACACCGCGAGCGGATCTTTGCCCCGTTCCACCGGCTGTCCTCCTCGACCGAAGGCAGCGGGCTGGGGCTGGCGTTTATCAAGAAAACCGTGGAGAGCTGGGGCGGAACCGTGCAGGTTTCGGCGGCCCAGCCTCGTGGTGCGGTCTTTGAGGTGAGTTTTCCTCGCCCCCTCGCGAAGGGTGGCGCCGCGCCGAAGCAGCTTGTCGGCTAG
- a CDS encoding helix-turn-helix transcriptional regulator — protein sequence MDWTDIDSLERCTSIAELWAQSLQVFAAMGFDYAIYLTVDGDRSHPHIQTNLPDIYQQLPSHRDPFLDHCCNSYEPQFTGAEFLADHPYLAAAETAFIRDASVMSGFRAGIAIPVRLQGSDRFGGFNIGTSLTRADFLAHVAGKTDSLRFLCMFIHRRMEELRQPAAAAPEQPPADAPAEAAFNRSLIAPQSEALTRLSPREREVLYLFSQGLTTKECAAICKISPHTVSEYANSIYRKLNVRNRVEAIGVLARIRPSARPGR from the coding sequence GTGGATTGGACTGATATCGACAGTCTGGAACGCTGCACCAGCATCGCCGAGCTTTGGGCGCAGAGCTTGCAGGTCTTTGCTGCGATGGGATTTGACTACGCCATCTACCTGACCGTGGACGGCGACCGCAGTCATCCACATATCCAGACCAACCTGCCCGATATCTACCAGCAACTGCCCAGCCATCGGGATCCGTTTCTGGATCACTGCTGCAACAGCTACGAACCACAGTTCACCGGGGCGGAGTTTCTGGCCGATCACCCCTATCTGGCCGCTGCGGAAACCGCCTTCATCCGCGACGCCTCGGTCATGAGCGGGTTTCGCGCCGGCATTGCCATCCCGGTTCGGCTGCAAGGTTCCGACCGGTTCGGCGGTTTCAACATCGGCACCAGTCTGACCCGGGCCGATTTTCTCGCCCATGTCGCGGGCAAGACCGACAGCCTGCGCTTTCTCTGCATGTTCATCCATCGCCGCATGGAGGAGCTGCGACAGCCCGCGGCGGCGGCCCCGGAACAGCCCCCCGCCGACGCCCCGGCAGAGGCCGCGTTCAACCGGTCCCTGATCGCCCCGCAATCGGAGGCGCTGACCCGGCTCAGCCCGCGCGAACGCGAGGTGCTCTATCTGTTCAGCCAGGGGCTGACCACCAAGGAATGCGCGGCAATCTGCAAGATTTCGCCCCATACGGTCTCGGAATACGCCAATTCGATCTACCGCAAACTGAACGTCCGCAACCGGGTCGAGGCGATCGGCGTGCTTGCCAGGATCCGGCCCTCCGCGAGGCCCGGCCGCTAG
- a CDS encoding SRPBCC family protein, with product MTDTILRKSIYLRATPAQVWAYLTEPEKLAIWFHKPQTPLVEGPYEMFGTESGKRLMWGEVLLAEPFTRLDYSFTIAPMGDGTSTVSWTLEEVPGGTNLSLTHTGLPQGVEAFDLLLALDKGWDEHLGRMRASAHDS from the coding sequence ATGACCGATACGATCCTGCGCAAATCCATCTATCTGCGGGCCACCCCGGCCCAGGTCTGGGCCTATCTGACAGAGCCGGAGAAACTGGCGATCTGGTTCCACAAACCCCAGACCCCGCTGGTCGAAGGCCCCTATGAGATGTTCGGCACCGAAAGCGGCAAGCGGCTGATGTGGGGCGAGGTGCTGCTGGCGGAGCCCTTCACCCGCCTTGACTACAGCTTTACCATCGCGCCGATGGGCGATGGCACCAGCACCGTCTCTTGGACGCTAGAGGAGGTGCCCGGCGGCACCAATCTGTCGCTGACCCACACCGGCCTGCCACAGGGGGTCGAGGCCTTTGACCTGTTGCTGGCGCTGGACAAGGGATGGGACGAACATTTGGGCCGGATGCGGGCCTCCGCCCACGACAGCTGA
- a CDS encoding ArsR/SmtB family transcription factor, whose protein sequence is MSQQTPEQLAFRALADPTRRQILRLLAQDSLTIAEVAENFQMTRAAVKKHLTILDEGNLISVQTEGRARLNHLNPDGLRQVFDWFGFFDAFWDDRLATLKSEIEKDIQ, encoded by the coding sequence ATGTCACAGCAGACGCCGGAGCAACTGGCCTTTCGCGCCCTGGCGGATCCGACACGCCGCCAGATCCTCCGGCTGCTGGCGCAGGACAGCCTCACCATCGCCGAGGTTGCGGAGAATTTTCAGATGACCCGCGCCGCAGTGAAGAAACATCTCACCATTCTGGACGAGGGCAATCTGATCTCGGTCCAGACCGAGGGCCGCGCCCGGCTCAATCACCTCAACCCGGATGGGCTGCGGCAGGTGTTCGACTGGTTCGGCTTCTTTGATGCCTTCTGGGACGACCGCCTTGCGACGCTCAAATCCGAAATCGAAAAGGACATCCAATGA